A window of the Citrus sinensis cultivar Valencia sweet orange chromosome 9, DVS_A1.0, whole genome shotgun sequence genome harbors these coding sequences:
- the LOC102609350 gene encoding pentatricopeptide repeat-containing protein At1g55630-like: MNSVALFGSRIVNKVPFFLVLSRKFCDYSGDGGKTDNGFSCIEETLTDIWESSNFDATMNGNGGLHDYQRTAEAQFSIRRMFLDNVKFDASRVLEILQNDGPGFDAKLVLSESGIRVSEILVREVLSGILRSVNYADKTKCAKLGYKFFVWSGQQENFRHTANSYHLIMKIFADCEEFKAMWRLVDEMIENGFPTTARTFNILICTCGEVGLARKVVERFIKSKLFNFRPFKNSYNAILHALLGIRQYKLIEWVYQQMSDEGYAPDILTYNIVMCAKYRLGKLDQFHRLLDEMGRSGFSPDFHTYNILLHVLGKGDKPLAALNLLNHMKEVGFDPSVLHFTTLMDGLSRAGNLDACKYFFDEMANKGCMPDVVCYTVMITSYIAAGELEKAQDLFDGMITKGQLPNVFTYNSMIRGFCMAGKFDEACTMMKEMESRGCNPNFLVYNTLVSNLRNAGKLAEAHEVIRHMVEKGKYIHLVSKFKRYKRC, translated from the coding sequence ATGAACTCTGTAGCTTTATTTGGTTCAAGAATAGTGAATAAAGTTCcattttttcttgttctttcgCGTAAGTTTTGTGATTATAGCGGTGATGGTGGTAAAACTGATAATGGGTTTAGTTGTATTGAAGAGACTTTAACGGATATATGggaaagctcaaattttgatgCTACTATGAATGGAAACGGTGGATTACATGATTATCAGAGAACGGCTGAGGCACAGTTCTCCATTAGGAGGATGTTTTTGGATAATGTTAAATTTGATGCGAGTAGGGTACTTgagattttacaaaatgatGGTCCGGGATTTGATGCGAAGTTGGTTTTGAGTGAGTCTGGAATTAGGGTTTCAGAGATACTTGTGAGGGAGGTTCTTTCAGGAATTTTGAGGAGTGTAAATTATGCAGACAAGACCAAGTGTGCCAAATTGGGCTATAAGTTTTTTGTATGGTCTGGTCAGCAGGAGAACTTTAGGCACACGGCAAACTCATATCATTTAATAATGAAGATATTTGCAGATTGTGAGGAATTTAAGGCTATGTGGAGGCTAGTTGATGAAATGATAGAGAACGGGTTCCCAACTACTGCCCGGACGTTTAACATATTAATCTGTACGTGTGGTGAGGTTGGTTTGGCTAGGAAAGTTGTGGAGAggtttattaagtcaaaattgtTCAATTTTAGGCCATTTAAGAACTCCTACAATGCAATTCTGCATGCGCTTCTTGGTATAAGACAGTACAAGTTGATTGAGTGGGTTTATCAGCAGATGTCTGATGAAGGTTATGCCCCAGATATTCTAACATATAACATTGTCATGTGTGCAAAATATAGGTTGGGGAAGTTAGATCAGTTCCATAGATTGCTTGATGAAATGGGTAGATCTGGATTTTCCCCTGATTTTCATACATATAACATCCTACTGCATGTTCTTGGCAAAGGAGATAAACCTCTTGCAGCACTTAATCTTTTGAATCACATGAAGGAGGTGGGTTTTGATCCAAGTGTTCTTCATTTTACCACCTTGATGGATGGCCTGAGCCGAGCAGGAAATTTAGATGCATGCAAGTATTTTTTTGATGAGATGGCTAACAAGGGGTGCATGCCTGATGTGGTATGTTATACTGTTATGATAACTAGTTACATTGCAGCAGGGGAGCTGGAGAAGGCTCAGGATCTTTTTGATGGGATGATCACTAAGGGGCAGCTTCCAAATGTATTTACATACAATTCCATGATCCGTGGCTTTTGTATGGCAGGGAAGTTTGATGAGGCATGCACGATGATGAAAGAAATGGAATCTAGAGGTTGTAATCCAAATTTCCTTGTGTACAATACACTGGTGAGCAATTTGCGGAATGCTGGAAAGCTAGCTGAAGCTCATGAAGTGATTAGACATATGGTTGAGAAGGGGAAATATATCCATTTAGtctcaaaattcaaaagatatAAAAGATGCTAG